The Fusarium oxysporum Fo47 chromosome II, complete sequence genome includes a region encoding these proteins:
- a CDS encoding transcription initiation factor TFIID subunit A-domain-containing protein, which produces MNPQMAQQGQGQQAGAGQAQQRPPPMYQPNQIRNLPTLSDEEKSKYEAGLQGLWNKANNSPQNSPDHIAARQKIIEFSKMLITKIQQRRSQQMQGQNAQNQQARPQQMQQNAAGQANQAQPQQQAAGAAAGNQSAAAAAVRRNPVPDHIQQHVNKINFRAPQSVIDKSAAEATKWIEEIKERYTRALMTMDASKQKVAQIDKIINDRAAAGQPFKEDELRQLQLKKDQQLKAHTDAHKWVDSVRKQQGSLQGTGQAQAQAQTQPQAQNSVRLSQQGNQPVQQAAATQQNQPQAQPRPQQQQQQQQQPQATQNQPQAAQQQNNAQTNTAPINAAVEVAKQQLAAVSRASPVNGTPGATSAQVRPAQGTPQPGRQQLPAAQVQVKQEPGAAPINPVMASTAAQNQAGTPTQQNAPRIPTPQQAAAASAPVTAAGPQQALSHSAAMDLANQKAINTPGSASVPGRPAATGTPTPGSAVNQGVMGPNVPQQPTPQGHPHAHPPQPQQTPMQSKMPIPKVLPEKATAVPQGVSVGGGVNTGRPTMSQGSGTLGGVMNQPAMARIPAYNHEAEGDHVLSKKKLDELVRQVCGGPAEGQDGNLLTPEVEENVLNMADSFVDSVLHAACRNSKERGSKVLEIRDIQLVLERTYNIRVPGYSSDELRTVRKIQPSTGWIAKMSAVQAAKVMPGKGE; this is translated from the exons ATGAATCCTCAGATGGCccagcaaggccaaggccagcaaGCTGGTGCTGGTCAGGCACAGCAACGCCCACCACCTATGTATCAGCCCAACCAGATCAGGAACCTTCCAACATTGAGTGACGAGGAAAAGTCCAAGTACGAGGCCGGATTGCAGGGTCTTTGGAACAAAGCCAACAACTCTCCCCAGAACAGCCCGGATCACATTGCTGCCCGTCAAAAAATCATAGAGTTTTCGAAGATGCTTATCACAAAGATCCAGCAAAGACGATCGCAGCAAATGCAAGGACAGAATGCCCAGAACCAGCAGGCTCGCCCTCAGCAAATGCAACAGAACGCTGCTGGGCAAGCAAATCAAGcacagcctcagcaacaagctGCCGGGGCTGCTGCGGGTAACCAATCAGCTGCCGCTGCTGCCGTTCGACGAAACCCGGTCCCCGATCATATCCAGCAGCATGTTAATAAGATCAATTTTCGAGCACCTCAGTCCGTCATCGATAAATCCGCTGCCGAGGCTACCAAATGGATAGAAGAAATCAAGGAACGTTATACCCGAGCCTTGATGACTATGGATGCGAGCAAACAGAAGGTTGCTCAAATTGATAAAATCATTAATGATAGAGCCGCGGCTGGACAACCGTtcaaagaagatgagcttCGACAGCTACAATTGAAGAAGGATCAGCAGCTCAAAGCCCATACGGATGCCCACAAATGGGTTGACAGTGTCCGCAAGCAACAGGGAAGTTTGCAGGGCACTGGCCAGGCCCAAGCACAAGCTCAAACTCAACCGCAAGCACAAAACTCTGTAAGGTTGTCGCAACAAGGAAATCAGCCAGTGCAGCAGGCTGCAGCGACACAACAAAATCAACCCCAAGCACAGCCGAGgccacagcagcagcagcagcagcaacaacaaccccAGGCAACGCAAAACCAACCTCAAGCGGCTCAGCAACAGAACAACGCGCAAACTAACACTGCCCCTATTAACGCGGCTGTCGAAGTTGCTAAACAGCAGTTAGCCGCCGTCAGTCGAGCTTCCCCAGTCAACGGAACACCTGGAGCAACATCGGCGCAGGTACGTCCGGCGCAAGGGACACCTCAACCAGGACGCCAGCAACTACCAGCGGCGCAAGTTCAGGTTAAACAGGAACCTGGTGCTGCCCCCATAAATCCTGTGATGGCTTCGACAGCTGCACAGAATCAGGCTGGGACGCCAACCCAGCAGAACGCGCCACGGATTCCTACGCCCCAACAAGCGGCGGCGGCTTCCGCTCCGGTCACGGCGGCGGGTCCTCAGCAGGCTCTCAGTCACTCAGCTGCGATGGATCTTGCAAACCAGAAGGCTATTAACACTCCAGGAAGTGCCTCGGTGCCTGGCCGGCCTGCCGCAACTGGAACACCTACACCGGGTAGTGCAGTGAATCAAGGAGTGATGGGGCCTAACGTTCCCCAGCAACCAACACCACAAGGTCATCCACATGCACATCCTCCACAACCTCAACAAACGCCAATGCAGTCTAAAATGCCTATCCCCAAGGTGCTTCCCGAAAAGGCCACAGCCGTGCCTCAAGGTGTTTCGGTTGGTGGCGGCGTGAACACTGGTCGGCCTACAATGTCCCAAGGAAGCGGAACCCTTGGCGGCGTTATGAACCAACCGGCGATGGCTAGAATTCCCGCCTACAACCACGAAGCTGAGGGAGATCACGTTTTGAGTAAGAAAAAATTGGACGAACTTGTTCGGCAAGTATGCGGAGGCCCGGCGGAGGGGCAAGATGGAAACCTGCTCACTCCTGAAGTGGAAGAA AACGTCCTGAACATGGCAGACTCGTTTGTTGACAGTGTCCTTCATGCGGCGTGTCGAAACTCAAAGGAGCGTGGTTCCAAGGTGCTCGAGATTCGCGACATCCAACTTGTCCTGGAGAGAACTTACAACATCCGTGTCCCTGGATACTCGTCTGATGAGCTACGTACTGTCCGCAAGATTCAGCCGTCTACCGGATGGATTGCAAAAATGAGTGCAGTCCAGGCAGCGAAGGTCATGCCTGGCAAGGGTGAATAA